The following proteins are encoded in a genomic region of Deltaproteobacteria bacterium:
- a CDS encoding ABC transporter ATP-binding protein gives MSFLKIANIETLYFDRIYALHGLSLEVAEGEIFAVLGPNGAGKTTLLRTIAGLLKDQPKKGVIEFNGRRIHRLPPERISSSGIVYVPEDRGLFRELTVRENLELGCWGRRDKGIKDDLDFIYELFPILKERTGQQAETLSGGEQQMLAISRAMLRKPKLLMLDEPSLGLAPLVARLVFDALQKISKLGTTILLVEQNAKLALKIANYGYILEAGRIVLKGSSKELMENEDVQELYLGLGKESTSSKGWRLYKKRRRW, from the coding sequence ATGTCTTTCTTAAAAATCGCCAATATTGAGACCCTTTATTTTGACCGTATCTACGCCCTGCACGGCCTTTCCCTGGAGGTAGCCGAGGGAGAAATCTTTGCCGTCCTGGGGCCCAATGGGGCCGGAAAAACGACACTTCTCAGGACCATCGCCGGGTTACTCAAGGATCAGCCCAAGAAGGGGGTCATCGAATTCAACGGCCGCCGGATCCACCGTCTGCCCCCGGAGCGGATTTCTTCTTCCGGGATTGTTTACGTCCCCGAAGACCGCGGTCTTTTTCGGGAATTGACCGTCCGGGAAAACCTGGAGCTGGGCTGTTGGGGCCGCCGGGACAAAGGGATCAAGGATGATCTGGATTTTATCTACGAGCTTTTTCCGATCCTGAAAGAACGGACCGGCCAGCAGGCCGAAACCCTCTCCGGGGGGGAACAGCAGATGCTGGCTATTTCCCGGGCCATGCTGCGCAAACCCAAGCTTTTGATGCTCGACGAGCCCTCTCTGGGTCTGGCCCCGCTGGTGGCCCGGCTGGTCTTCGATGCCCTGCAAAAGATCAGTAAGCTCGGGACGACCATCCTGCTGGTCGAGCAGAATGCCAAATTAGCCCTCAAGATTGCCAACTACGGCTATATCCTGGAAGCCGGCCGGATCGTGCTGAAAGGATCATCAAAAGAATTAATGGAAAACGAAGATGTCCAGGAACTGTATTTGGGCCTGGGCAAGGAATCGACCTCTTCCAAGGGTTGGCGACTTTATAAGAAAAGAAGGAGATGGTAA